Genomic segment of Alcanivorax borkumensis SK2:
GGCAACTGGGTATCAAGGTGGATCTGATCGGCCGTGACGCCTATACGCGTTTGGGTGAATACGATGGCCTGTTTATTCGTGAGACCACCGCACTGGATCATCACACATACCAGTTCGCCCGCAAGGCGGAGCAGGAAGGGATGGTGGTAATGGATGATCCCGGTTCCATCCTGCGTTGTACCAACAAGATTTATCTGGCGGAGTTGATGCAGGCCAACAATGTGCCGGTGCCTCCGACGGCGTTTGTGTTCAGTGACGATGATGCCCAGATTGACTCGCTGATTGCAGAATTGAATCTACCCATGGTGCTGAAAATTCCGGACGGCAGTTTTTCTCGGGGCATTAGCAAAGTCGCGACCCGCGAAGCGTTGACGGAGGCCTTGCGAGGTTACCTTAAGCAATCCTCTGTGGTGTTGGCCCAGGCCTTCATGTACACCGATTACGATTGGCGCATTGGGGTGCTCAATCATCGGCCGTTGTTTGCCTGCCAGTATTTTATGAGCAAGGGCCACTGGCAGATTTATCATCACCAGAGCAGCGGCAAAACCGCGTCGGGTAACAGTCGTACCCTGCCCGTGCAGGAGGTGCCCCCCAAGGTGCTAAAAGCCGCTTTGAAGGCCGCTAAGCTCATGGGTAATGGCCTCTATGGGGTGGATTTGAAACAGTCCGGTGAGGAGGTGGTCGTGATTGAAGTCAACGATAACCCCAATATTGATGCCGGGGTGGAAGATGCCTGGCTAGGCGAAGACTTGTATCGGCAAGTGATGCTGGAATTTTTGCGGCGTTTGGAGGCCAAGCGAATCGGTTTGCCAATGTGAAGGGGCTGGTTGCCTGTTGATAAAGCGTAATAATGAGAGCGGGCTAGGCAGGAAGGCCCGAATGACGTGGCCTCAAGTGCGCAGCAGCAGAAAGACTCTAAGGCGCTCTGTCCAAGAGCTCACTGGTGCGCTGCAGTATTCAAAACGTCAGAGGCCGCGTCCACTCTATGGTCGCGGCCTCTGAGCAAGGAGCCGCACGCTTTCGCGCAAGGCTATCCAGTCGCTTTACCCAAGAACTTTTTGGATGAAGCCAGACTCTTTCTCAATGGTTTGGACGAAGGGCGGCAGCGCGTGCATGCGTTTGATATGTGCGGCCAGATTGGGATAAGTGGTGGCATCCAGCTGTTCGCCAGCATGATGAAAGTTCACCATTTGGCTTGCTAGCGCAATGTCAGCCACGGTCATGTTGTCGCCCACTAGAAACTCCCGACCTTCCAGTGTCTTTTCCAGATAGACAAACAGGGGAGGGATAGTCGTGCTTAGCGCATGCTGGACTTTTTCTTCGTCACATTCTTTGCCCAGTAGGGGCATAAGTACGCGATTACGGAATACTGCAAAGGTACAGCGCATGGCAAGATCGTAATCAATAAAGCGTTCTAGCCAGATGACTTGCCCCATTTCCATGGCATCGCTTGGGTAAAGCGCCGGTTCCGGGTGGATTTTTTCCATCCAAGCGCAAATGGCGGCAGAGTCAGCCAGGAATTGACCATCTACTTCCAGTGCAGGGATACGCTTCATGGGGCTAATTTTTTCGTAGCCCTCCGGGGGGGCGTTGGGGTCGATATGAACGGATTCGAATTCGATCCCTTTCAGCGCGAGGGCGACCCGGGTTTTGCGGACGAACGGTGACAGGGCGGCCCCGTACAGCTTGATGGACATGCGTTTCTCCCGATAAATGAATATATTTTGCCAATTTGGTGGAATTGGCATGGTTGTTATAGCGCGCTTAAACAGGCTGCTCAGAGTTCTTTGCACGCTTCAGCCGATAATCTGAAGCGTTTGCTCTTATGACGCCAGCCTGCGGGTACTTTTGTTGATGTAGATGATCACACGTCATAATCCGCAAACACGACCTGAAAGCACTCTTTTCACGTTAAAGTAGCAAACTCCGGTGTGGTTTATATAGGTCCAGCGCTAGGCTTCCTACTAGAGCAGCATGATTTTTTTGGGTCAATGGCGGTTAGTGAAAATTTTTTTCTTGACGATTGCCCGGCAGATACCTATTCTACGCGCCGCTTTGACGTACCACGTCAAGCCCGGGTCCCCTTCGTCTAGTGGCCCAGGACACCGCCCTTTCACGGCGGTAACAGGGGTTCGACTCCCCTAGGGGACGCCACTAATTCGCTAGTAGTTAGCTGGCAAGCAGTTAAGCGGGAATAGCTCAGTTGGTAGAGCACGACCTTGCCAAGGTCGGGGTCGCGAGTTCGAATCTCGTTTCCCGCTCCAAATAAAAAAGGGACCCAAACGGGTCCCTTTTTTTATTGGTGCTTGTGGTTGTGTCTTTATCGATTCCTTCTATGTAACCTGCGAGCTTCTTCGCTGACTTGCCCGTGTATTGCGAAATTCATTCTCATGATTTGCTTTCGCTACGGCGCTCCGTACACTAAGGCTTCACCGAAAGTGAAGAGACTATGGCGCGCCTACACCCGCGATTGCTGGAAGCCCTCAACCTGTTGCCGCAGGACAAACCCGTTCATTTGCTGACGCGCCACTCCGTGCGTGAATTGGCCAAAAACGGTTTTGCGGACTATCGGTTGCCTCTGACGCCGGAAGGCATTGATATGGCGCGCGAATGGGGTGGCCGGTTGGCGCGCCCGGTGGATGCGTTCTTTTCGAGTCCGGTGGGGCGTTGTGTGAACACCGCTAAAGCCATGGCTGAAGGTGCTCGCAAAGCTGGGCTGCTTGAGGCGATTCCCGAGATCACCACAGATACCACTTTGGTGGAGCCGGGCTGCTATGTAGAAGACCTAAATCAGGTTGGCCCTACGTTCTTGAAAATGGGCGCGTTTAAATTCATTAATCGGCACCTGCAGCAACCCTTCGATGGCATGCTGTCGCCGGCAGAGGGACGCGCAAAGCTGGCGCGTTATCTAGGCGAGCGTGAACCGGCGCCCGGCCACCTTAATGTGCACGTGACCCATGACACCATTCTTGCTGTGCTGGTGGCGGAGCTGCACGGGCATCGGCGTATTACCGAAGACGACTGGCCCTGGATGATGGAAGGTCTGTGGCTGTGGTTCAGTGGAGGCCAACTTCACTGGGTGTGGCGTGGTGATCACGGACACCGTG
This window contains:
- a CDS encoding RimK family alpha-L-glutamate ligase, whose translation is MSQAIILVDDPADWAAYYPARHLLSAKDYLQAQQPVCTDKKVQVINLCRSYKYLSPGYYCSLLAEARGQRVLPSVRTVNDLSRKALYGLHFGQFEAALDKAMKHKGGSNDHFSLLLFFGHTEQEGLIDLGRQIFDQLPCPLLKVDFRRREHWGIEALKPLTLKQLQGAQEDAFARALEQFNARVWRNPRRRRSDRYELAMLVNEEEVLPPSNKMALKRFVRAGRQLGIKVDLIGRDAYTRLGEYDGLFIRETTALDHHTYQFARKAEQEGMVVMDDPGSILRCTNKIYLAELMQANNVPVPPTAFVFSDDDAQIDSLIAELNLPMVLKIPDGSFSRGISKVATREALTEALRGYLKQSSVVLAQAFMYTDYDWRIGVLNHRPLFACQYFMSKGHWQIYHHQSSGKTASGNSRTLPVQEVPPKVLKAALKAAKLMGNGLYGVDLKQSGEEVVVIEVNDNPNIDAGVEDAWLGEDLYRQVMLEFLRRLEAKRIGLPM
- a CDS encoding glutathione S-transferase family protein; its protein translation is MSIKLYGAALSPFVRKTRVALALKGIEFESVHIDPNAPPEGYEKISPMKRIPALEVDGQFLADSAAICAWMEKIHPEPALYPSDAMEMGQVIWLERFIDYDLAMRCTFAVFRNRVLMPLLGKECDEEKVQHALSTTIPPLFVYLEKTLEGREFLVGDNMTVADIALASQMVNFHHAGEQLDATTYPNLAAHIKRMHALPPFVQTIEKESGFIQKVLG
- a CDS encoding histidine phosphatase family protein, whose protein sequence is MARLHPRLLEALNLLPQDKPVHLLTRHSVRELAKNGFADYRLPLTPEGIDMAREWGGRLARPVDAFFSSPVGRCVNTAKAMAEGARKAGLLEAIPEITTDTTLVEPGCYVEDLNQVGPTFLKMGAFKFINRHLQQPFDGMLSPAEGRAKLARYLGEREPAPGHLNVHVTHDTILAVLVAELHGHRRITEDDWPWMMEGLWLWFSGGQLHWVWRGDHGHRALGN